The following DNA comes from Limnobacter sp. SAORIC-580.
CGCCAAAAGCCCGATAATCCTTCATGATCAGGGCCCCCAGTCGGCGCTCATCCTGAACAGAAAGCTCGGCCCCACCCGCATCGCCCAGGCTTGGCAAGTTATTCAAGCCATCCGCATGCGCGATCGGCGACAGCATGGAAGACAGCAGCAGGGTACTGCACAGCACACTCGCAACACTTTTCCGAAAATCAAGACGCATCATGGGCTTTTTACGGTGGTAGTCTGGGTATGATAGCGCGATGAAAAACAAGTTCAATCAACTTCGGGCGTAGCACGGCTTTTCCTTGGGTAAATTTAGGTAAACGCCTGGCAGGCAATGCGACCAGCACCTATGAAGTTAAGACAATCAGTCAGCAGGGGATTAATACAATGAACGGACTTACGCACTTTGACCAAGAAGGCAATGCACACATGGTCGATGTGGGCGGTAAAACCGAAACCGAACGCAAAGCCGTTGCCACGGGCACCATTCAGCTGGGGCATGAGGCCTACGCTGTTTTAAAAGCGGGAACCGCCAAGAAAGGCGATGTGTTGGGGGTCGCCAGAATTGCCGCGATACAGGGGGCAAAACGCACCTCTGATCTTATTCCATTGTGTCACCCACTTCCACTGACTCGACTGGCAGTTGAATTTGAACTAAACGATGAACTGTGCGAGGTTCATTGCACCTGCACCGCGCAAACCGTGGGCAAAACAGGGGTGGAAATGGAAGCCCTGACCGGTGTTCAGGTAGGGCTTCTCACCATTTACGACATGCTTAAAGCGATTGACAAGGGCATGGTCATGACTCAAACCAGACTCGTCGAGAAACGCGGCGGCAAAAGTGATTTCAGTCGGTAAATCTTAGTTAACGTTGTTGTTGCGGCAAGCTGCGGGTAAGTAACGCCGGAACTCAGCCGCAACGTTGGTGACGCAGCGCCACTCACCTACTGGCTGCAAGGCATTGGTGTGCCTTACGCCGCCGGTGAATGGAATCAAGGCAATAAAATTGTTGGCAGCGATGCCCGCAGCTACCGTATTGGCCTGAAATGTGACTTGAATTCTACCGTTCGCACCCACAAGCAATTGACGTGCGTACTGACTTTGCGCGGCCACGTTGGACTGGCAACCCGCATCGCTGGCATTGGCCGGCCATGCATTCGTCGTGGCTGTGAATTCAATAATGCCCGCCTTGCAAGACTGGGCAATATTCATTAACTCTGTGACTTTGGAGCGATTCAAGTAATCCTGAAACGCCGGGATTGCAATTGCAGACAGCACGCCAATAATCGCAATGCCAATCATTAGTTCAATCAGGGTAAAACCCTTTGAAACCTTACTTCGGGTAACAGTTCTTGGCGTATTCATCGTCGCATTCCTCACATCGAAAAGTGGTGTTGAGAAACCATTCTTCGGTGTTCAGCCTGCGTGAAGTACCCCCGCTAGGGTTAAAAAGAAAAACCCCACCATTCTGAGTGAATGGTGGGGTTTTAGTGAACTACGACTTGACTACTCAGGCCCCGATTGCCTTCTTCAGCAATTGCCCCATCACGGAGGGGTCTTTGGTCACAGTAATACCGCACTCTTCCATAATGGCCAGCTTCTCCTGAGCTGTACCTTTACCGCCAGAGATGATGGCGCCAGCATGGCCCATGCGCTTTCCGGGGGGCGCTGTTACACCAGCAATGAAACCAACCACGGGCTTCTTCATGTTGTCCTTCACCCACAAGGCAGCTTCTTCTTCATCGCTACCACCAATTTCACCAATCATGACCACGGCATCGGTGTCGGGATCGTCATTGAACATTCGCATCACGTCGATGTGCTTCAGCCCGTTCACGGGGTCACCACCAATACCCACGGCTGTGGACTGACCCAAGCCCAACTCACTCAACTGGCCCACTGCCTCATAGGTTAGGGTACCGGAACGAGACACCACACCGATACGTCCCTTCTTGTGAATGTGGCCGGGCATGATGCCAATCTTGATTTCATCTGGCGTAATTACACCTGGGCAGTTTGGACCCACCACGATGGTTTTGCGACCCTCCCTACGCATGCGATCACGCACCTCGATCATGTCACGGACGGGAATACCTTCAGTGATACAAATCACCAAATCCAGATCAGCTTCTACAGCCTCCCAGATGGCAGCCGCAGCAAAGGGGGGAGGAACGTAAATCACGGATGCGTTGGCACCGGTCTGTTTTTTGGCATCGGCCACCGTGCCGTAAATTGGCACACCTTCAAAATCTTCGCCAGCTTTCTTGGGGTTTACACCTGCAACAAAGCAGTTCTTGCCATTGGCATATTCACGGCACATGCGTGTGTGAAACTGACCAGTTTTACCAGTAATACCCTGGGTAATTACCTTGGTGTCTTTGTTAATGAGAATAGACATTGTAAAAATCC
Coding sequences within:
- the moaC gene encoding cyclic pyranopterin monophosphate synthase MoaC, yielding MNGLTHFDQEGNAHMVDVGGKTETERKAVATGTIQLGHEAYAVLKAGTAKKGDVLGVARIAAIQGAKRTSDLIPLCHPLPLTRLAVEFELNDELCEVHCTCTAQTVGKTGVEMEALTGVQVGLLTIYDMLKAIDKGMVMTQTRLVEKRGGKSDFSR
- a CDS encoding pilin, with amino-acid sequence MNTPRTVTRSKVSKGFTLIELMIGIAIIGVLSAIAIPAFQDYLNRSKVTELMNIAQSCKAGIIEFTATTNAWPANASDAGCQSNVAAQSQYARQLLVGANGRIQVTFQANTVAAGIAANNFIALIPFTGGVRHTNALQPVGEWRCVTNVAAEFRRYLPAACRNNNVN
- the sucD gene encoding succinate--CoA ligase subunit alpha, producing the protein MSILINKDTKVITQGITGKTGQFHTRMCREYANGKNCFVAGVNPKKAGEDFEGVPIYGTVADAKKQTGANASVIYVPPPFAAAAIWEAVEADLDLVICITEGIPVRDMIEVRDRMRREGRKTIVVGPNCPGVITPDEIKIGIMPGHIHKKGRIGVVSRSGTLTYEAVGQLSELGLGQSTAVGIGGDPVNGLKHIDVMRMFNDDPDTDAVVMIGEIGGSDEEEAALWVKDNMKKPVVGFIAGVTAPPGKRMGHAGAIISGGKGTAQEKLAIMEECGITVTKDPSVMGQLLKKAIGA